GTTGATGGCAACAGCACCAGTAGTCTTACTTACACATTTGATGATGTAAGACCATTTGCAGGCAACAGCTACTACAGGCTGAAGCAACTGGATAAGGATGGTAAGTTTAGCTACTCACCGGTTGTTTTGATCAAAGGAGCTAAAGCCAATTCTGTAATCATCAGCAGCATTTACCCTAACCCGGTAAGGAACCAGCTGAATATGGTAGTTGCAGCACCATCAGCAGAAAAGGTGAACTTGCTGGTAACAGACTTTAGTGGTAAAGTGGTGATACAGCAAGCCGCCCAACTTGTAAGTGGCGATAACCAACTACAGGTACCGGTGCAGCAACTGTCTTCAGGTACATACATTATTAAGGCAATATGTGCCAATGGATGTGAAACTGCAGTTCACAAATTTGTGAAGCAGTAACTTTTATGCTATAGTTTCAAAGGCCTTGCACTATGCAAGGCCTTTGTTGTTATTCTAGTTTTGAAAAGACAAAATTGAGAAGGAGAAACCTAATGATCCATCCTTGCGGCTTCCTCAAGTTTGGCTATATCCATCTTATTCATTTGAAGCATGGCATCCATCACACGTTTTGCCTGTTGAGCATCCTGCACATAAATCAGCCGTTGCAAAGCGGAAGGTATGATCTGCCACGACACACCAAACTTGTCCTGGAGCCAGCCGCACCGTTGCTGTTGTCCTCCGGCAGAAAGCTTTTCCCATAGTTCATCTACCTCTTCCTGTGTTTCACAGTTTACAAATAAAGAAATGGCAGGAGAGAATGAGAACATCGGCCCGCCGTTCAATGCCATGAATTGCTGCCCTTCTAACCAAAATGTAGCAGTAAACAAACTTCCTTTGGCGCCAGGCATGCTGCCATTGTTATACACTTTGTGACCTATTTCAGAATTTTTGAAGATGCCGGTATACATTTCAATGGCCTCTTCAGCATTATCATTGAACCATAGAAAAGGAGTTATTTTTTGCATATATATTTATTTTATTAAATAGCAAACTAGCATTCCTTTCTAAAAACCTGCAGGTATTTTTACGGCAAAATGCGGGTATTTACGGTTTTTCTTATAAATAATTTCTATTGCTTTTTTGACAAAATAGTAAGTATAACATTAGAAATAGAGCAGGCTATTTCGAAGAAAATACATGAACAAATGATGGTAAATAACCTGCGGAGTAATAAGCTTATCTAAAAAAATGCAGCCATTATCTTTTTATTAACCTC
This region of Aridibaculum aurantiacum genomic DNA includes:
- a CDS encoding VOC family protein — translated: MQKITPFLWFNDNAEEAIEMYTGIFKNSEIGHKVYNNGSMPGAKGSLFTATFWLEGQQFMALNGGPMFSFSPAISLFVNCETQEEVDELWEKLSAGGQQQRCGWLQDKFGVSWQIIPSALQRLIYVQDAQQAKRVMDAMLQMNKMDIAKLEEAARMDH